From Syngnathus typhle isolate RoL2023-S1 ecotype Sweden linkage group LG13, RoL_Styp_1.0, whole genome shotgun sequence, a single genomic window includes:
- the pecr gene encoding peroxisomal trans-2-enoyl-CoA reductase, with protein sequence MATHGVFRPGLFNHKVAIVTGGATGIGKAISAELIELGCSVVISSRKAERLEAAAQVMRKKIPASSPACVTPLRCNIRNEDEVKVLVSSVLKQYGHIDFLVNNGGGQFSSPAENMSSKGWKAVIDTNLTGTFHCCKEVYTTWMKQHGGVIVNIIADMWKGFPGMAHTGAARAAVDNLTKSLAIEWAASGVRVNAVAPGTIFSKTAMENYKELGPTLFKMSIPFSPAKRLGLPEEISSAVCFLLSPAASYISGATLRVDAGQSLYHSTWEIPNHSAWPEGPKGENLDALKNLLNPQSKL encoded by the exons ATGGCGACGCACGGTGTCTTTCGACCGGGTTTGTTCAACCATAAAGTTGCAATTGTGACCGGTGGAGCGACTGGCATTGGAAAAGCAATATCCGCTGAGCTTATAGAACTTG GTTGTAGTGTGGTGATTTCCAGCAGAAAAGCAGAGAGATTGGAGGCAGCCGCCCAAGTGATGCGAAAAAAAATTCCAGCTTCCAGCCCTGCATGTGTCACTCCTCTACGTTGCAACATTCGTAATGAGGATGAG GTGAAGGTTCTTGTATCTTCAGTGCTGAAGCAGTATGGTCACATAGACTTTCTGGTGAACAACGGTGGCGGTCAGTTCAGTAGTCCAGCAGAGAACATGTCTTCTAAAGGATGGAAAGCTGTGATTGACACAAACTTGACTGGCACCTTTCACTGTTGCAAGGAGG TATACACTACATGGATGAAGCAACATGGAGGTGTGATCGTTAACATTATTGCTGACATGTGGAAAGGATTTCCGGGCATGGC CCACACAGGTGCAGCCAGAGCAGCGGTGGATAACTTAACAAAGAGCTTGGCCATTGAGTGGGCTGCCTCAGGTGTCCGGGTCAATGCTGTTGCCCCG GGCACAATTTTCTCTAAAACGGCAATGGAGAACTACAAGGAGCTGGGACCAACTCTTTTCAAGATGTCTATTCCATTTAGTCCTGCAAAGAGACTTGGGTTGCCAGAAGAG ATATCCTCTGCAGTTTGTTTCCTGCTCTCTCCTGCCGCCTCCTACATCTCTGGAGCCACACTGAGGGTGGATGCAGGGCAGAGTCTGTACCACTCCACGTGGGAGATCCCCA ATCATAGTGCATGGCCCGAAGGTCCAAAGGGGGAGAACTTGGATGCATTGAAGAACCTCCTCAATCCTCAAAGCAAGCTATGA
- the ndufb3 gene encoding NADH dehydrogenase [ubiquinone] 1 beta subcomplex subunit 3 — MGGDHGHSKMSMPDWQQWKTKGTPLEFTQQRLAARGLNDPWARNEAWRYAGGFARAVTLSDVLLRGFKWGFAAFTVALAVEYALFPPKKGSH, encoded by the exons ATGGGAGGTGATCATGGCCACAGCAAGATGTCCATGCCAGACTGGCAGCAATGGAAGACAAAGGGCACTCCACTGGAGTTTACACAGCAAAGACTGGCAGCCAGGGGCCTCAATGACCCGTGGGCCCG AAATGAGGCATGGAGGTATGCGGGTGGCTTTGCGCGTGCTGTGACTCTGTCTGACGTACTGCTGAGAGGATTCAAGTGGGGCTTTGCTGCCTTTACTGTTGCTCTGGCTGTTGAGTATGCCCTGTTTCCACCAAAGAAGGGTTCCCACTAA
- the orc2 gene encoding origin recognition complex subunit 2 isoform X1, whose product MRIIWTKQVGVLLCSGKSRKEPQLIPGVMSLLEVKFIGDRDVLEHIVDKQEVVPSSSGKIHKMVTFKSPKGRRARDEEVKERDENALLDEQNYVQALCAESTQDDEGMSGVAGSSIFTFQRNKRGHSMAQTANELARTPGKSVSFSTTPSIEPSTPTRAGHNLRSKNQTPQRRKKIQFVSTTPHRLRKRMSTPSLRSDSDSEFSPSDSEEEEDDVMVDEAQKVKKDVGENQTPRTPSKGLSAALYRTPGKKSKSTPEPVNQPTMVEDYFEAHGTSKVLTSDRTLDRLHTPKLDRETLMQLLELNPSSYLQEIKYLHNKHTKHFGKWMLQLQLGFSVLLYGLGSKKELLEEFRSFYLSQEMHLVINGFFPSITLKSILNTLTCEVLEHQGSFRTPSDQIQYISQKLQDSPDLHIYVLINNIDGPMLRGEKTQSALGQLASLPNIHFVATIDHINAPLVWDQFKQSQFNWLWWECVTFKHYTEETSYENSLLVQQTGALALSSLTHVLRSLPPNARGIFKVLVKFQLENKDNPSYTGLSFQDFYQRCREAFLVNSDLTLRTQLTEFRDHKLIRTRKGADGVEYLMVAVNANTLLDFLENEEDELVD is encoded by the exons ATGCGGATCATCTGGACAAAACAAGTGGGTGTTTTGCTGTGCTCGGGGAAAAGCCGAAAGGAGCCACAG CTTATTCCTGGAGTCATGAGTCTGTTGGAGGTGAAGTTCATCGGGGATAGGGATGTTCTGGAGCACATCGTTGACAAGCAAGAGG TGGTGCCAAGCAGTTCTGGCAAAATTCACAAGATGGTCACGTTCAAGAGCCCGAAGGGACGACGAGCCAGAGACGAAGAAGTCAAAGAAAGGGATGAAAATGCCCTCCTTGATGAGCAGAACTATGTTCAAGCTCTTTGCGCAGAAAGTACACAAG atgatGAGGGTATGTCCGGAGTTGCAGGATCGTCCATTTTCACTTTTCAGAGAAACAAACGGGGCCACAGCATGGCCCAGACTG CAAATGAACTGGCACGAACTCCAGGGAAAAGTGTGAGCTTCAGCACAACTCCCAGCATTGAGCCCTCTACTCCCACTCGGGCAGGCCACA ACCTCAGAAGTAAAAACCAAACGCCGCAACGG CGCAAAAAAATACAGTTTGTCTCCACAACACCCCACAGGCTGAGGAAGAGAATGTCAA CTCCCAGCCTTCGATCAGACAGCGACAGTGAGTTTTCACCCTCCGactctgaggaagaggaggatgacgtcATGGTAGATGAAGCGCAGAAAGTAAAGAAAGATGTTGGGGAGAACCAGACTCCAAGGACACCAAGTAAAGGCTTATCAGCAGCACTCTACAGGACCCCTGGCAAAAAGAGCAAGAGCACTCCTGAACCTGTCAACCAGCCCACCATGGTTGAGGACTATTTTGAGGCCCACGGCACCTCCAAAGTTTTAACGTCGGACCGCACACTCGATCGTTTACACACACCTAAATTAGACAGG GAGACACTCATGCAGCTCTTAGAATTAAACCCCTCCAGTTACCTTCAAGAGATCAAGTACCTCCACAACAAACATACAAAGCACTTTGGGAAATGGATGCTGCAATTACA ATTGGGATTCAGCGTGCTGCTCTACGGATTGGGCAGCAAGAAAGAGCTCCTGGAGGAATTTCGGTCTTTTTACTTGTCTCAAGAAATGCACCTGGTGATTAATGGCTTCTTCCCTTCCATCACTCTGAAATCG ATTTTGAACACTTTGACATGTGAGGTTCTTGAGCACCAGGGTAGTTTTCGAACACCATCCGATCAGATCCAGTACATCTCCCAAAAACTTCAAGATA GCCCAGATCTTCATATCTACGTGTTGATCAATAATATCGATGGACCAATGTTGCGAGGAGAAAAGACCCAGAGCGCCTTGGGGCAGCTGGCATCCCTACCCAACATTCACTTTGTGGCTACGATTGACCACATCAATGCGCCTCTTG TTTGGGACCAGTTTAAACAGAGTCAGTTTAACTGGCTGTGGTGGGAGTGTGTGACATTCAAGCACTACACTGAAGAGACGTCATACGAGAACTCTCTGCTGGTGCAGCAAACGGGGGCTCTGGCTCTGTCTTCCCTTACACATGTTCTCCGCAGTTTGCCTCCAAACGCACG AGGAATTTTCAAGGTCCTGGTGAAATTTCAGCTGGAAAACAAAGATAATCCTTCATACACAG GATTGTCATTCCAAGATTTTTACCAACGTTGTCGTGAGGCATTTTTGGTGAACTCTGACCTCACTCTGAGGACTCAGCTGACCGAGTTCAGAGACCACAAACTGATACGGACGCGCAAG GGTGCAGATGGTGTGGAGTACCTGATGGTTGCTGTGAATGCAAACACACTGTTGGACTTCTTGGAGAATGAGGAGG ATGAGCTGGTCGATTGA
- the orc2 gene encoding origin recognition complex subunit 2 isoform X3, which yields MFWSTSLTSKRWCQAVLAKFTRWSRSRARRDDEPETKKSKKGMKMPSLMSRTMFKLFAQKVHKRNKRGHSMAQTANELARTPGKSVSFSTTPSIEPSTPTRAGHNLRSKNQTPQRRKKIQFVSTTPHRLRKRMSTPSLRSDSDSEFSPSDSEEEEDDVMVDEAQKVKKDVGENQTPRTPSKGLSAALYRTPGKKSKSTPEPVNQPTMVEDYFEAHGTSKVLTSDRTLDRLHTPKLDRETLMQLLELNPSSYLQEIKYLHNKHTKHFGKWMLQLQLGFSVLLYGLGSKKELLEEFRSFYLSQEMHLVINGFFPSITLKSILNTLTCEVLEHQGSFRTPSDQIQYISQKLQDSPDLHIYVLINNIDGPMLRGEKTQSALGQLASLPNIHFVATIDHINAPLVWDQFKQSQFNWLWWECVTFKHYTEETSYENSLLVQQTGALALSSLTHVLRSLPPNARGIFKVLVKFQLENKDNPSYTGLSFQDFYQRCREAFLVNSDLTLRTQLTEFRDHKLIRTRKGADGVEYLMVAVNANTLLDFLENEEDELVD from the exons ATGTTCTGGAGCACATCGTTGACAAGCAAGAGG TGGTGCCAAGCAGTTCTGGCAAAATTCACAAGATGGTCACGTTCAAGAGCCCGAAGGGACGACGAGCCAGAGACGAAGAAGTCAAAGAAAGGGATGAAAATGCCCTCCTTGATGAGCAGAACTATGTTCAAGCTCTTTGCGCAGAAAGTACACAAG AGAAACAAACGGGGCCACAGCATGGCCCAGACTG CAAATGAACTGGCACGAACTCCAGGGAAAAGTGTGAGCTTCAGCACAACTCCCAGCATTGAGCCCTCTACTCCCACTCGGGCAGGCCACA ACCTCAGAAGTAAAAACCAAACGCCGCAACGG CGCAAAAAAATACAGTTTGTCTCCACAACACCCCACAGGCTGAGGAAGAGAATGTCAA CTCCCAGCCTTCGATCAGACAGCGACAGTGAGTTTTCACCCTCCGactctgaggaagaggaggatgacgtcATGGTAGATGAAGCGCAGAAAGTAAAGAAAGATGTTGGGGAGAACCAGACTCCAAGGACACCAAGTAAAGGCTTATCAGCAGCACTCTACAGGACCCCTGGCAAAAAGAGCAAGAGCACTCCTGAACCTGTCAACCAGCCCACCATGGTTGAGGACTATTTTGAGGCCCACGGCACCTCCAAAGTTTTAACGTCGGACCGCACACTCGATCGTTTACACACACCTAAATTAGACAGG GAGACACTCATGCAGCTCTTAGAATTAAACCCCTCCAGTTACCTTCAAGAGATCAAGTACCTCCACAACAAACATACAAAGCACTTTGGGAAATGGATGCTGCAATTACA ATTGGGATTCAGCGTGCTGCTCTACGGATTGGGCAGCAAGAAAGAGCTCCTGGAGGAATTTCGGTCTTTTTACTTGTCTCAAGAAATGCACCTGGTGATTAATGGCTTCTTCCCTTCCATCACTCTGAAATCG ATTTTGAACACTTTGACATGTGAGGTTCTTGAGCACCAGGGTAGTTTTCGAACACCATCCGATCAGATCCAGTACATCTCCCAAAAACTTCAAGATA GCCCAGATCTTCATATCTACGTGTTGATCAATAATATCGATGGACCAATGTTGCGAGGAGAAAAGACCCAGAGCGCCTTGGGGCAGCTGGCATCCCTACCCAACATTCACTTTGTGGCTACGATTGACCACATCAATGCGCCTCTTG TTTGGGACCAGTTTAAACAGAGTCAGTTTAACTGGCTGTGGTGGGAGTGTGTGACATTCAAGCACTACACTGAAGAGACGTCATACGAGAACTCTCTGCTGGTGCAGCAAACGGGGGCTCTGGCTCTGTCTTCCCTTACACATGTTCTCCGCAGTTTGCCTCCAAACGCACG AGGAATTTTCAAGGTCCTGGTGAAATTTCAGCTGGAAAACAAAGATAATCCTTCATACACAG GATTGTCATTCCAAGATTTTTACCAACGTTGTCGTGAGGCATTTTTGGTGAACTCTGACCTCACTCTGAGGACTCAGCTGACCGAGTTCAGAGACCACAAACTGATACGGACGCGCAAG GGTGCAGATGGTGTGGAGTACCTGATGGTTGCTGTGAATGCAAACACACTGTTGGACTTCTTGGAGAATGAGGAGG ATGAGCTGGTCGATTGA
- the cfap410 gene encoding cilia and flagella associated protein 410 isoform X2 yields MGGILQQEHMHLGLSMMKLTREQVLTEAKASDLGSVRKLNCWGCKLTDVSILSQMPNIEVLTLSVNNISSLAPLAGCLSLCELYLRRNMIASLSELSYLRSMTRLRVLWLADNPCCGKNSSEYRLTVLRCLPGLQKLDNQVTENEIALAHLEGEKISAPPNAVHQQLSTNGLPDAEKEKISHSHDMKETTNVEELKMKPLSKDRFPSLHSQSTSSSTKKTHTLEAVLLLLRDLDHEELRIVHTETQNRLGTFTLDSLETLRDTQTTKSADIQH; encoded by the exons ATGGGAGGTATTCTTCAACAAGAACATATGCACCTGGGTCTGTCTATGATGAAGCTAACACGCGAGCAAGTTCTCACCGAGGCAAAAGCGTCCGATCTGGGAAGCGTGAGGAAACTGAACTGCTG GGGATGCAAACTGACTGAC gTTTCTATTTTATCTCAAATGCCAAACATTGAAGTGCTAACACTAAG CGTCAACAACATCTCATCTCTTGCACCTCTGGCTGGATGCTTGTCTCTTTGTGAGCTCTACCTGAGAAGAAACATGATTGCCTCACTCTCGGAGCTTTCTTATTTGCGTTCAATGACACGCCTTCGGGTATTGTGGCTTGCTGACAACCCTTGTTGTGGGAAGAACTCCAGTGAGTATCGGCTGACGGTCCTGCGCTGCCTACCtgggctgcagaagctggacaACCAAG TGACAGAGAATGAGATTGCATTAGCACACTTGGAGGGTGAGAAGATCAGTGCACCACCAAACGCAGTTCACCAGCAGCTTTCTACCAATGGTCTTCCTGATGCAGAGAAAGAGAAAATATCTCACAGCCACGATATGAAGGAAACCAC TAATGTCGAAGAGTTGAAGATGAAGCCTTTGTCCAAAGACAGGTTCCCCTCTCTTCATTCTCAATCGACCAGCTCATCTACGAAAAAg acacacacacttgaagcCGTGCTGCTTCTTCTGAGGGACTTGGATCACGAGGAGCTCCGGATTGTGCACACGGAGACACAGAACCGACTCGGGACTTTCACACTGGACTCGTTAGAAACGCTACGAGATACGCAAACGACAAAATCTGCTGACATTCAACACTGA
- the cfap410 gene encoding cilia and flagella associated protein 410 isoform X1, with amino-acid sequence MGGILQQEHMHLGLSMMKLTREQVLTEAKASDLGSVRKLNCWGCKLTDVSILSQMPNIEVLTLSVNNISSLAPLAGCLSLCELYLRRNMIASLSELSYLRSMTRLRVLWLADNPCCGKNSSEYRLTVLRCLPGLQKLDNQVVTENEIALAHLEGEKISAPPNAVHQQLSTNGLPDAEKEKISHSHDMKETTNVEELKMKPLSKDRFPSLHSQSTSSSTKKTHTLEAVLLLLRDLDHEELRIVHTETQNRLGTFTLDSLETLRDTQTTKSADIQH; translated from the exons ATGGGAGGTATTCTTCAACAAGAACATATGCACCTGGGTCTGTCTATGATGAAGCTAACACGCGAGCAAGTTCTCACCGAGGCAAAAGCGTCCGATCTGGGAAGCGTGAGGAAACTGAACTGCTG GGGATGCAAACTGACTGAC gTTTCTATTTTATCTCAAATGCCAAACATTGAAGTGCTAACACTAAG CGTCAACAACATCTCATCTCTTGCACCTCTGGCTGGATGCTTGTCTCTTTGTGAGCTCTACCTGAGAAGAAACATGATTGCCTCACTCTCGGAGCTTTCTTATTTGCGTTCAATGACACGCCTTCGGGTATTGTGGCTTGCTGACAACCCTTGTTGTGGGAAGAACTCCAGTGAGTATCGGCTGACGGTCCTGCGCTGCCTACCtgggctgcagaagctggacaACCAAG TAGTGACAGAGAATGAGATTGCATTAGCACACTTGGAGGGTGAGAAGATCAGTGCACCACCAAACGCAGTTCACCAGCAGCTTTCTACCAATGGTCTTCCTGATGCAGAGAAAGAGAAAATATCTCACAGCCACGATATGAAGGAAACCAC TAATGTCGAAGAGTTGAAGATGAAGCCTTTGTCCAAAGACAGGTTCCCCTCTCTTCATTCTCAATCGACCAGCTCATCTACGAAAAAg acacacacacttgaagcCGTGCTGCTTCTTCTGAGGGACTTGGATCACGAGGAGCTCCGGATTGTGCACACGGAGACACAGAACCGACTCGGGACTTTCACACTGGACTCGTTAGAAACGCTACGAGATACGCAAACGACAAAATCTGCTGACATTCAACACTGA
- the rpl37a gene encoding large ribosomal subunit protein eL43 codes for MAKRTKKVGIVGKYGTRYGASLRKMVKKIEISQHAKYTCSFCGKTKMKRRAVGIWHCGSCMKTVAGGAWTYNTTSAVTVKSAIRRLKELKDQ; via the exons ATG GCCAAACGCACCAAGAAGGTGGGCATTGTTGGTAAATATGGCACACGTTATGGCGCTTCATTGCGAAAAATGGTGAAGAAGATTGAGATCTCCCAGCACGCCAAATACACCTGCTCATTCTGTGGCAAG ACTAAGATGAAGAGGAGGGCTGTGGGTATCTGGCACTGCGGATCCTGCATGAAAACAGTGGCTGGTGGAGCCTGGACTTACAA cacaacTTCTGCTGTCACAGTCAAGTCAGCAATCAGGAGGCTGAAGGAGTTGAAGGACCAGTAA
- the orc2 gene encoding origin recognition complex subunit 2 isoform X2, which produces MRIIWTKQVGVLLCSGKSRKEPQLIPGVMSLLEVKFIGDRDVLEHIVDKQEVVPSSSGKIHKMVTFKSPKGRRARDEEVKERDENALLDEQNYVQALCAESTQDDEGMSGVAGSSIFTFQRNKRGHSMAQTANELARTPGKSVSFSTTPSIEPSTPTRAGHNLRSKNQTPQRRKKIQFVSTTPHRLRKRMSTPSLRSDSDSEFSPSDSEEEEDDVMVDEAQKVKKDVGENQTPRTPSKGLSAALYRTPGKKSKSTPEPVNQPTMVEDYFEAHGTSKVLTSDRTLDRLHTPKLDRETLMQLLELNPSSYLQEIKYLHNKHTKHFGKWMLQLQLGFSVLLYGLGSKKELLEEFRSFYLSQEMHLVINGFFPSITLKSILNTLTCEVLEHQGSFRTPSDQIQYISQKLQDSPDLHIYVLINNIDGPMLRGEKTQSALGQLASLPNIHFVATIDHINAPLVWDQFKQSQFNWLWWECVTFKHYTEETSYENSLLVQQTGALALSSLTHVLRSLPPNARGIFKVLVKFQLENKDNPSYTGLSFQDFYQRCREAFLVNSDLTLRTQLTEFRDHKLIRTRKGADGVEYLMVAVNANTLLDFLENEEGG; this is translated from the exons ATGCGGATCATCTGGACAAAACAAGTGGGTGTTTTGCTGTGCTCGGGGAAAAGCCGAAAGGAGCCACAG CTTATTCCTGGAGTCATGAGTCTGTTGGAGGTGAAGTTCATCGGGGATAGGGATGTTCTGGAGCACATCGTTGACAAGCAAGAGG TGGTGCCAAGCAGTTCTGGCAAAATTCACAAGATGGTCACGTTCAAGAGCCCGAAGGGACGACGAGCCAGAGACGAAGAAGTCAAAGAAAGGGATGAAAATGCCCTCCTTGATGAGCAGAACTATGTTCAAGCTCTTTGCGCAGAAAGTACACAAG atgatGAGGGTATGTCCGGAGTTGCAGGATCGTCCATTTTCACTTTTCAGAGAAACAAACGGGGCCACAGCATGGCCCAGACTG CAAATGAACTGGCACGAACTCCAGGGAAAAGTGTGAGCTTCAGCACAACTCCCAGCATTGAGCCCTCTACTCCCACTCGGGCAGGCCACA ACCTCAGAAGTAAAAACCAAACGCCGCAACGG CGCAAAAAAATACAGTTTGTCTCCACAACACCCCACAGGCTGAGGAAGAGAATGTCAA CTCCCAGCCTTCGATCAGACAGCGACAGTGAGTTTTCACCCTCCGactctgaggaagaggaggatgacgtcATGGTAGATGAAGCGCAGAAAGTAAAGAAAGATGTTGGGGAGAACCAGACTCCAAGGACACCAAGTAAAGGCTTATCAGCAGCACTCTACAGGACCCCTGGCAAAAAGAGCAAGAGCACTCCTGAACCTGTCAACCAGCCCACCATGGTTGAGGACTATTTTGAGGCCCACGGCACCTCCAAAGTTTTAACGTCGGACCGCACACTCGATCGTTTACACACACCTAAATTAGACAGG GAGACACTCATGCAGCTCTTAGAATTAAACCCCTCCAGTTACCTTCAAGAGATCAAGTACCTCCACAACAAACATACAAAGCACTTTGGGAAATGGATGCTGCAATTACA ATTGGGATTCAGCGTGCTGCTCTACGGATTGGGCAGCAAGAAAGAGCTCCTGGAGGAATTTCGGTCTTTTTACTTGTCTCAAGAAATGCACCTGGTGATTAATGGCTTCTTCCCTTCCATCACTCTGAAATCG ATTTTGAACACTTTGACATGTGAGGTTCTTGAGCACCAGGGTAGTTTTCGAACACCATCCGATCAGATCCAGTACATCTCCCAAAAACTTCAAGATA GCCCAGATCTTCATATCTACGTGTTGATCAATAATATCGATGGACCAATGTTGCGAGGAGAAAAGACCCAGAGCGCCTTGGGGCAGCTGGCATCCCTACCCAACATTCACTTTGTGGCTACGATTGACCACATCAATGCGCCTCTTG TTTGGGACCAGTTTAAACAGAGTCAGTTTAACTGGCTGTGGTGGGAGTGTGTGACATTCAAGCACTACACTGAAGAGACGTCATACGAGAACTCTCTGCTGGTGCAGCAAACGGGGGCTCTGGCTCTGTCTTCCCTTACACATGTTCTCCGCAGTTTGCCTCCAAACGCACG AGGAATTTTCAAGGTCCTGGTGAAATTTCAGCTGGAAAACAAAGATAATCCTTCATACACAG GATTGTCATTCCAAGATTTTTACCAACGTTGTCGTGAGGCATTTTTGGTGAACTCTGACCTCACTCTGAGGACTCAGCTGACCGAGTTCAGAGACCACAAACTGATACGGACGCGCAAG GGTGCAGATGGTGTGGAGTACCTGATGGTTGCTGTGAATGCAAACACACTGTTGGACTTCTTGGAGAATGAGGAGGGTGGGTGA